The Anastrepha ludens isolate Willacy chromosome 2, idAnaLude1.1, whole genome shotgun sequence genome contains a region encoding:
- the LOC128866399 gene encoding cholesterol 7-desaturase nvd, which yields MYMFVANYSAIAPELRSFITSYLTTIIIILIAVTFYWLFLVPCNWRKSLQGVSYSTVINIESLRRKLKSSKRDDINRIRRTRSIGLKELPPPYPNGWYCILESSLLKAQNVSYVSCLGEHFVVFRTVDGLVNVLDAYCPHLGANMGVGGRVNGDNIECPFHKWSFRGSDGTCVNIPYSSTEPKGIKVRKWICREINDNIFVWYHTEKENTQWELPVISSIEKKELIFHGRNEFYVNCHIQEIPENGADLAHFSAVHRACLFAGVENPEKSALAKFGQHHWQAVWKTSFVPKTHIASLHLTHAIQLLPKYNLLQIDVEAKQIGPSVVHLHLMSSTFGRIEILQTVTPVEPLVQKVIHRFYAHKAVGPFMKLLIFAESVMFERDIVMWNHKTFRSKPRLVKEDTAIKNFRNWFAQFYTENSKSFVDAHGCLDW from the exons ATGTATATGTTCGTGGCAAACTACAGTGCAATTGCACCTGAATTGCGTTCATTCATCACGAGCTACTTAACCACAATTATCATAATATTGATTGCAGTTACATTTTATTGGCTTTTCTTGGTTCCTTGTAATTGGAGAAAG TCTTTGCAGGGTGTAAGCTATTCAACTGTTATAAATATTGAGAGTCTTcgcagaaaattaaaatctagTAAACGAGACGATATAAATCGCATTCGTCGAACACGTTCAATCGGCTTAAAGGAATTGCCTCCTCCATATCCCAACGGCTGGTATTGCATTCTAGAGTCGTCTTTATTAAAAGCACAGAATGTTTCATATGTTTCATGTCTGGGAGAACATTTCGTTGTTTTCAGAACAGTTGACGGATTAGTAAACGTCCTAGATGCGTATTGCCCCCATCTCGGTGCAAATATGGGAGTCGGTGGACGGGTAAATGGAGATAATATTGAATGTCCCTTTCATAAATGGAGTTTTAGAGGAAGTGACGGAACATGTGTGAATATACCGTACAGCTCTACAG AACCCAAAGGTATCAAAGTTCGAAAATGGATTTGCCGAGAAATAAATGATAATATCTTCGTGTGGTATCatacagaaaaagaaaacactCAGTGGGAATTGCCTGTTATTagttctattgaaaaaaaggagTTAATTTTTCATGGTCGAAATGAATTCTACGTGAATTGTCATATCCAAG AAATACCCGAAAATGGGGCTGATCTGGCCCACTTTTCCGCTGTTCACAGAGCATGCTTGTTTGCAGGTGTGGAAAATCCAGAGAAAAGTGCACTGGCTAAGTTTGGACAACATCATTGGCAGGCGgt GTGGAAAACTTCATTTGTACCGAAAACACACATCGCATCACTGCACTTAACACATGCCATCCAATTGCTTCCAAAATATAATCTCTTGCAAATAGATGTGGAAGCAAAACAG attggTCCATCAGTCGTACACTTGCATTTAATGTCGTCGACATTCGGACGTATTGAAATACTGCAAACTGTAACACCTGTTGAACCGCTGGTACAGAAGGTGATTCATAGATTCTATGCGCACAAAGCTGTGGGACCTTTTATGAAGTTACTGATTTTTGCCGAAAGCGTTATG TTTGAGCGTGACATTGTTATGTGGAACCATAAAACATTTCGCAGCAAGCCACGGCTTGTGAAGGAAGATACtgccataaaaaattttcgaaattggtTCGCCCAGTTTTACACAGAAAATAGCAAATCTTTTGTGGATGCGCACGGATGTTTGGACTGGTAG